The following proteins are encoded in a genomic region of Streptomyces collinus Tu 365:
- a CDS encoding class II fumarate hydratase, whose product MTDDQTGAGYRIEHDSMGEVRVPAHAKWRAQTQRAVENFPVSGQRLERAHIEALARIKAAAAKVNAELGVLDKDVAEAIQEAAGEVAEGRWDEHFPVDVFQTGSGTSSNMNTNEVVATLAGERLGRDVHPNDHVNASQSSNDVFPSSIHIAATAAVTHDLIPALEHLAAALGRKAEEFADVVKSGRTHLMDATPVTLGQEFGGYAAQVRHGVERLRASLPRLAELPLGGTAVGTGINTPPGFSAAVIREVARTTGLPLTEARDHFEAQGARDGIVETSGQLRTIAVGLTKIANDLRWMASGPRTGLAEIRLPDLQPGSSIMPGKVNPVIPEAVLMVAAQVIGNDATIATAGASGNFELNVMLPVIAKNVLESVRLLASVSRLLADRTVDGITADRERAREYAESSPSVVTPLNKYIGYEEAAKVAKKSLAERRTIRDVVLEGGYVERGDLTLEQLDEALDVLRMTRP is encoded by the coding sequence ATGACAGACGACCAGACCGGCGCCGGGTACCGGATCGAGCACGACTCCATGGGTGAGGTGCGGGTGCCCGCCCATGCCAAGTGGCGGGCGCAGACGCAGCGTGCCGTCGAGAACTTCCCGGTGTCCGGGCAGCGGCTGGAGCGGGCCCACATCGAGGCCCTGGCCCGGATCAAGGCGGCCGCCGCGAAGGTGAACGCCGAGCTGGGCGTGCTGGACAAGGACGTCGCCGAGGCGATCCAGGAGGCGGCCGGGGAGGTCGCCGAGGGCAGGTGGGACGAGCACTTCCCGGTGGACGTGTTCCAGACCGGGTCCGGGACCTCGTCCAACATGAACACCAACGAGGTCGTCGCGACCCTCGCCGGTGAGCGGCTCGGCCGTGACGTGCACCCCAACGACCACGTCAACGCCTCCCAGTCGTCCAACGACGTCTTCCCCTCGTCCATCCACATCGCCGCGACCGCCGCCGTCACCCACGACCTGATCCCGGCGCTGGAGCACCTCGCCGCCGCCCTCGGCCGCAAGGCGGAGGAGTTCGCGGACGTGGTGAAGTCCGGGCGGACGCACCTGATGGACGCCACCCCGGTGACGCTGGGGCAGGAGTTCGGCGGGTACGCGGCCCAGGTGCGGCACGGCGTGGAGCGGCTGCGCGCCTCGCTGCCCCGGCTGGCCGAGCTGCCGCTGGGCGGGACGGCCGTGGGAACCGGGATCAACACGCCGCCCGGGTTCTCGGCCGCGGTGATCCGGGAGGTCGCGCGGACGACCGGGCTGCCGCTCACCGAGGCCAGGGACCACTTCGAGGCCCAGGGTGCCCGGGACGGCATCGTGGAGACCAGCGGGCAGCTCAGGACCATCGCGGTGGGCCTGACGAAGATCGCCAACGACCTGCGGTGGATGGCGTCCGGGCCGCGCACCGGGCTGGCCGAGATCCGGCTGCCCGATCTGCAGCCGGGCTCGTCCATCATGCCGGGCAAGGTCAACCCGGTGATCCCCGAGGCGGTGCTCATGGTGGCCGCCCAGGTGATCGGCAACGACGCCACCATCGCCACCGCCGGCGCCTCCGGGAACTTCGAGCTGAACGTCATGCTCCCGGTCATCGCCAAGAACGTGCTGGAGTCCGTCCGGCTGCTCGCGTCCGTCTCCCGGCTGCTGGCGGACCGGACCGTCGACGGCATCACCGCCGACCGCGAACGGGCCCGTGAGTACGCCGAGTCGTCGCCCTCGGTGGTGACGCCGCTGAACAAGTACATCGGCTACGAGGAGGCCGCGAAGGTCGCCAAGAAGTCGCTGGCCGAGCGCAGGACGATCCGTGACGTGGTTCTGGAGGGCGGGTACGTGGAGCGCGGCGACCTCACCCTGGAGCAGCTCGACGAGGCGCTGGACGTCCTGCGGATGACCCGCCCGTGA
- a CDS encoding recombinase family protein, with protein MIKHPRVLGTVRLSILKDDTTSPEKQRHAVEHWASGPAVDGRMVGFAEDLDVSGALHPFKRPGLGPWFLERADDWDVLAVWKLDRLSRKAGHFAEVLEWCQKRGKTIVSVTEGIDMGTPMGKMFAQIIAAFAEGELDTIRARALSGSRARKAKGVWIGGVEPFGYRFERQECGGKKLAQDPDYGALFQEIVERLKGDWSSYKIAVDLNKRGVPTWRDHLRIVKGEKPRGIEWTSNAVRVVVMNPTVAGIYTYKGENVVDENGEHVSITDQPLMDYAEWAGLVASLKSDRPVRRATPSRSMLGGVAVCLECGSRMSSNKKTKPDGRVHHYYGCNAVNTGTCDKPGRIRRDDLDQAVGVFVETVLGPLPVMERVGNAISQTKVELAEAEEVLDRLEADYLAGRFKTDVQVERYWGQHEFQSAKVERLRAEIKAAEDAPGWITTGRTNAEEWAAKDDEQKRVFLRRHGITVHVGPTEDGNRRVVVKMPEVAEIPEAVGLHAPEGYRRVEREAEYILPRQRAYKRK; from the coding sequence ATGATCAAGCACCCGAGGGTTCTGGGCACCGTCCGGCTCTCGATCCTCAAGGACGACACCACCAGTCCCGAGAAACAGAGGCACGCTGTCGAGCACTGGGCCTCAGGGCCGGCTGTCGACGGACGTATGGTCGGCTTCGCGGAGGACCTGGACGTGTCCGGTGCCCTGCACCCCTTCAAGCGGCCCGGTCTCGGGCCGTGGTTCTTGGAGCGGGCGGACGACTGGGATGTGCTGGCGGTATGGAAGCTGGACCGGCTCAGCCGAAAGGCCGGCCACTTCGCCGAGGTCCTCGAGTGGTGCCAGAAGCGCGGAAAGACCATCGTGTCCGTGACCGAGGGGATCGACATGGGCACCCCCATGGGCAAGATGTTCGCGCAGATCATCGCTGCCTTCGCCGAGGGCGAGCTGGACACCATCCGGGCGCGTGCGCTCTCGGGCTCTCGGGCTCGCAAGGCAAAGGGAGTGTGGATCGGAGGAGTCGAGCCGTTCGGGTACCGCTTCGAGCGGCAGGAGTGCGGCGGGAAGAAGCTCGCCCAAGACCCCGACTACGGGGCTCTGTTCCAGGAGATCGTCGAACGTCTGAAGGGCGACTGGTCGAGCTACAAGATCGCGGTCGATCTGAACAAGCGGGGTGTGCCGACCTGGAGGGACCACCTGCGCATCGTGAAGGGCGAGAAGCCGCGGGGTATCGAGTGGACGAGCAACGCCGTGCGAGTCGTCGTCATGAACCCGACGGTGGCCGGGATCTACACGTACAAGGGTGAGAACGTCGTCGACGAGAACGGCGAGCATGTCAGCATCACGGACCAGCCACTCATGGATTATGCCGAGTGGGCGGGTTTGGTCGCATCGCTCAAGAGCGACCGACCTGTTCGGCGGGCCACACCGTCGCGCTCGATGCTCGGGGGTGTCGCCGTGTGCCTGGAATGCGGCTCTCGCATGTCGTCCAACAAGAAAACGAAGCCGGACGGCCGAGTGCACCATTACTACGGGTGCAACGCGGTCAACACGGGAACATGCGACAAGCCTGGACGCATCCGCAGGGACGACCTGGACCAAGCAGTGGGCGTCTTCGTGGAGACCGTACTCGGCCCGTTGCCCGTCATGGAACGCGTGGGGAACGCGATCTCCCAGACCAAGGTAGAACTCGCTGAGGCCGAAGAGGTCCTCGACCGCTTGGAAGCCGACTACCTGGCCGGCCGCTTCAAGACGGATGTCCAGGTCGAGCGGTACTGGGGGCAGCACGAGTTCCAGTCCGCGAAGGTCGAGAGACTGCGGGCAGAGATCAAGGCCGCCGAGGACGCCCCCGGGTGGATCACCACGGGGCGCACCAACGCCGAGGAATGGGCCGCGAAGGATGACGAGCAGAAGCGAGTCTTCCTGCGGCGTCACGGGATCACGGTCCACGTCGGCCCGACGGAGGACGGTAACCGCAGGGTGGTTGTGAAGATGCCCGAAGTGGCAGAGATCCCCGAAGCGGTCGGTCTGCACGCTCCCGAGGGGTACCGGCGGGTGGAGCGGGAAGCGGAATACATTCTCCCTCGTCAGAGGGCTTACAAGCGGAAGTAG
- a CDS encoding fumarate hydratase, with protein sequence MPEFAYTDLLPQGEDTTPYRLVTSEGVSTVEGPDGRTFLKVEPEALRKLAEEAIHDIQHYLRPAHLAQLRRIIDDPEASPNDKFVALDLLKNANIAAAGVLPMCQDTGTAIVMGKRGQNVLTEGGDEAALSRGIYDAYLNLNLRYSQMAPLTMWEEKNTGSNLPAQIELYATDGGAYKFLFMAKGGGSANKSFLYQETKAVLNEASMMKFLEEKIRSLGTAACPPYHLAIVVGGTSAEFALKTAKYASAHYLDEIPAEGSELGHGFRDKELEEKVFELTQKIGIGAQFGGKYFCHDVRVVRLPRHGASCPVAIAVSCSADRQAVAKITAEGVFLEQLEKDPARFLPETTDEHLDESSDVVRIDLNQPMDTILAELTKYPVKTRLSLTGPLVVARDIAHAKIKERLDAGEEMPQYLKDHPVYYAGPAKTPEGYASGSFGPTTAGRMDSYVEQFQAAGGSKVMLAKGNRSKQVTDACDAHGGFYLGSIGGPAARLAQDCIKKVEVVEYEELGMEAVWKIEVEDFPAFIVVDDKGNDFFSPEGLSQPTFTSIPVRQA encoded by the coding sequence ATGCCTGAGTTCGCGTACACCGATCTGCTTCCCCAGGGCGAGGACACCACCCCGTACCGGCTGGTGACCTCGGAGGGCGTGTCCACCGTCGAGGGACCGGACGGCCGGACGTTCCTCAAGGTGGAGCCGGAGGCGCTGCGCAAGCTGGCCGAAGAGGCGATCCACGACATCCAGCACTACCTGCGGCCCGCCCACCTCGCCCAGCTCCGCCGGATCATCGACGACCCGGAGGCGTCGCCCAACGACAAGTTCGTCGCGCTCGACCTGCTGAAGAACGCGAACATCGCGGCCGCCGGCGTGCTCCCCATGTGCCAGGACACCGGCACCGCCATCGTCATGGGCAAGCGCGGCCAGAACGTGCTGACCGAGGGCGGCGACGAGGCGGCGCTGAGCCGCGGCATCTACGACGCGTACCTGAACCTCAACCTGCGCTACTCGCAGATGGCTCCGCTCACCATGTGGGAGGAGAAGAACACCGGCTCCAACCTGCCGGCCCAGATCGAGCTGTACGCCACCGACGGCGGCGCCTACAAGTTCCTGTTCATGGCCAAGGGCGGCGGCTCGGCCAACAAGTCCTTCCTGTACCAGGAGACGAAGGCCGTCCTGAACGAGGCCTCCATGATGAAGTTCCTGGAGGAGAAGATCCGTTCGCTCGGCACGGCCGCCTGCCCGCCGTACCACCTGGCGATCGTCGTCGGCGGCACGAGCGCCGAGTTCGCGCTGAAGACCGCGAAGTACGCCTCCGCCCACTACCTGGACGAGATCCCGGCCGAGGGCTCGGAGCTCGGCCACGGCTTCCGGGACAAGGAGCTGGAGGAGAAGGTCTTCGAGCTGACCCAGAAGATCGGCATCGGCGCCCAGTTCGGCGGCAAGTACTTCTGCCACGACGTGCGCGTGGTCCGCCTGCCCCGGCACGGCGCCTCCTGCCCGGTCGCCATCGCCGTCTCCTGCTCGGCCGACCGCCAGGCCGTCGCGAAGATCACGGCCGAGGGCGTCTTCCTGGAGCAGCTGGAGAAGGACCCGGCGCGGTTCCTGCCGGAGACCACGGACGAGCACCTGGACGAGTCGTCCGACGTGGTGAGGATCGACCTGAACCAGCCGATGGACACGATCCTGGCCGAGCTGACGAAGTACCCGGTCAAGACCCGCCTGTCGCTGACCGGCCCGCTGGTCGTGGCCCGCGACATCGCGCACGCCAAGATCAAGGAGCGGCTGGACGCGGGCGAGGAGATGCCGCAGTACCTGAAGGACCACCCGGTGTACTACGCGGGCCCGGCGAAGACCCCCGAGGGCTACGCCTCCGGCTCCTTCGGCCCGACGACGGCCGGCCGCATGGACTCCTACGTGGAGCAGTTCCAGGCGGCGGGCGGCTCCAAGGTGATGCTCGCCAAGGGCAACCGCTCCAAGCAGGTCACCGACGCGTGCGACGCGCACGGCGGCTTCTACCTCGGCTCCATCGGCGGCCCGGCCGCCCGCCTCGCCCAGGACTGCATCAAGAAGGTCGAGGTCGTCGAGTACGAGGAGCTCGGCATGGAGGCGGTCTGGAAGATCGAGGTCGAGGACTTCCCGGCGTTCATCGTCGTGGACGACAAGGGAAACGACTTCTTCAGCCCTGAGGGGCTCTCTCAGCCGACGTTCACGAGCATCCCGGTGCGCCAGGCGTGA
- a CDS encoding DUF1707 SHOCT-like domain-containing protein, whose amino-acid sequence MDLHKHAPAQDTAPRLAELRASDADRDRVADILREALAEGRLTADEHAERIEAVLHAKTVGELEVFIRDLPAAHQRAAAPAYTPVPPRPTPGAVPAEADANVVAVLSAASRRGRWRAGRRLHAYAVFGSVEIDLSEAIFEYQQVVIKAVSVFGDVQIRVPENVSLRGTGGGVLGNFEVDTLDSVESDAPVVYVDGWAVLGNVEARPRRGTRVADILDRVQDKVDRKLRKHLGR is encoded by the coding sequence GTGGACCTTCACAAGCACGCCCCAGCCCAGGACACGGCACCGCGTCTCGCCGAGCTGCGCGCCTCCGACGCCGACCGCGACCGCGTCGCCGACATCCTCCGCGAGGCCCTGGCCGAGGGCCGGCTGACCGCCGACGAGCACGCCGAGCGGATCGAGGCGGTGCTGCACGCCAAGACGGTCGGCGAGCTGGAGGTCTTCATCCGCGACCTGCCCGCGGCCCACCAGCGGGCCGCCGCCCCCGCGTACACCCCGGTGCCGCCCCGGCCCACGCCCGGCGCCGTCCCGGCCGAGGCCGACGCGAACGTGGTGGCCGTGCTCAGCGCGGCCTCGCGCCGGGGCCGCTGGCGCGCGGGGCGCCGGCTGCACGCCTACGCGGTGTTCGGCAGCGTCGAGATCGACCTCAGCGAGGCGATCTTCGAGTACCAGCAGGTGGTGATCAAGGCGGTCTCGGTCTTCGGGGACGTGCAGATCCGGGTCCCGGAGAACGTGTCGCTGCGCGGCACCGGCGGCGGGGTGCTGGGCAACTTCGAGGTGGACACGCTGGACTCGGTCGAGTCCGACGCGCCGGTGGTCTACGTCGACGGGTGGGCCGTGCTGGGCAACGTCGAGGCGCGTCCCCGGCGCGGCACGCGGGTGGCGGACATCCTCGACCGGGTCCAGGACAAGGTCGACCGGAAGCTGCGCAAACACCTGGGACGTTGA
- a CDS encoding WhiB family transcriptional regulator, translating to MLQPPHSSLQVAAVPAQRVPARGRDQDAPWHTEAVCRRDEAGLFFAPSKEPTAARLSREEAAKRVCARCPVMVECREHALLQPEPYGVWGGLTAAERRVVLARRRRREVELKKAARATANRIAG from the coding sequence GTGCTGCAACCGCCGCATTCGTCCCTGCAGGTCGCTGCCGTTCCGGCCCAGCGGGTGCCAGCGCGCGGCCGTGACCAAGACGCGCCCTGGCACACCGAGGCGGTGTGCCGGCGTGACGAGGCCGGCCTGTTCTTCGCTCCGTCGAAGGAACCGACGGCGGCCCGGCTGTCGCGCGAGGAGGCGGCCAAGCGCGTGTGCGCGCGCTGCCCCGTGATGGTGGAGTGCCGCGAGCACGCCCTGCTGCAGCCCGAGCCCTACGGGGTCTGGGGCGGTCTGACGGCGGCGGAGCGCCGGGTGGTCCTGGCGCGGCGGCGCAGGCGCGAGGTGGAGCTGAAGAAGGCGGCGCGGGCGACGGCGAACCGCATAGCCGGCTGA
- the glpX gene encoding class II fructose-bisphosphatase, giving the protein MTEHHHLPSELDVPSEAPDRNLALELVRVTEAAAMAAGRWVGRGDKNGADGAAVRAMRTLVSTVSMNGVVVIGEGEKDEAPMLFNGEQVGDGTGPEVDIAVDPIDGTTLTAKGMPNAIAVLAAAERGAMFDPSAVFYMDKLVTGPEAADFVDINAPVSVNIRRVAKAKRRTPEDVTVVILDRPRHEGIIKEIRETGARIKLISDGDVAGSILALREGTGIDLLLGVGGTPEGIISACAVKCLGGTIQGKLWPKDEEERARAVDAGHDLDKVLTTEDLVTGENVFFVATGITDGELMRGVRYRSETATTDSIVMRSKSGTVRRIDSEHRLSKLRAYSAIDFDRAK; this is encoded by the coding sequence ATGACCGAGCATCATCACTTGCCGTCCGAGCTTGACGTCCCCTCCGAGGCCCCCGATCGCAACCTCGCTCTGGAACTCGTCCGGGTGACCGAAGCCGCGGCGATGGCCGCGGGCCGCTGGGTCGGCCGCGGCGACAAGAACGGCGCCGACGGCGCCGCCGTGCGCGCCATGCGGACCCTCGTCTCCACCGTCTCGATGAACGGCGTCGTCGTCATCGGCGAGGGCGAGAAGGACGAGGCCCCGATGCTCTTCAACGGAGAGCAGGTGGGCGACGGCACCGGTCCCGAGGTGGACATCGCCGTCGACCCGATCGACGGCACCACCCTGACCGCCAAGGGCATGCCCAACGCCATCGCCGTCCTGGCCGCCGCCGAGCGCGGCGCCATGTTCGACCCGTCCGCCGTGTTCTACATGGACAAGCTGGTCACCGGCCCCGAGGCCGCGGACTTCGTCGACATCAACGCCCCGGTGTCGGTCAACATCCGCCGGGTCGCCAAGGCCAAGCGCCGCACGCCCGAGGACGTCACGGTCGTCATCCTCGACCGCCCCCGCCACGAGGGCATCATCAAGGAGATCCGGGAGACCGGCGCCCGCATCAAACTGATCTCCGACGGCGACGTCGCCGGCTCCATCCTGGCGCTGCGCGAGGGCACCGGCATCGACCTGCTGCTCGGCGTCGGCGGCACCCCCGAGGGCATCATCTCGGCCTGCGCGGTCAAGTGCCTCGGCGGCACCATCCAGGGCAAGCTCTGGCCGAAGGACGAGGAGGAGCGCGCCCGCGCCGTCGACGCCGGTCACGACCTGGACAAGGTCCTGACCACGGAGGACCTGGTCACCGGCGAGAACGTGTTCTTCGTCGCCACCGGCATCACGGACGGCGAGCTGATGCGCGGGGTCCGCTACCGGTCCGAGACCGCCACCACCGACTCGATCGTGATGCGCTCGAAGTCCGGCACGGTACGGCGGATCGACTCCGAGCACCGCCTGAGCAAGCTGCGGGCCTACAGCGCGATCGACTTCGACCGGGCCAAGTAG